The Ostrea edulis chromosome 1, xbOstEdul1.1, whole genome shotgun sequence genomic sequence CTTTATATCCACGGATGCATGTAAAACACTGGTTAATTCTATAGTTACTGCGAGGCTTGACTGTGAAACAGTCTACTTTTCGAAATAAACAAAGGGCTCACGAGTCGATTACGGAGGGTTCAAAACAACGCTTCCCGCCTCATTAGCAGATCCGAGAAGAAAGACCGTCTCTGAGATCATAGCACACCTATTCTTGCAGAGTTGCATTGGTTATCAGTTGAGTTCCGGTCGCAGTATAAAATTCTAGTGTATGCGTACTCATCGCTACTCAGAATTGCTCCGGATTATCTTCAGGACCTAATAACCGTACAGGAACAACACCGTTCACTCTATTCTGAAGGAAACTTTAGACTTTTACTTCCACGAGTGCGTACTAAGACCTATGGTGAAAGAAAGTTTTGCTGCGGCAAGTATATGGAGCAGCCTTCCTCTGCATATCCGACACTCCAAATCAATCCAGTGTTTCATAAATCATTTGAAAACACACTTTTATAGACTAGCTTATCTGTAAGTTTTAATATCATCTTTTGGTACATTatgtaatttcattttcatgGAGATGCTAAGAAATGGtggcatatattttaaaaagattattttTACCAAATTGGTTATTTTCGGATACTAgtatttaaatttgaatttttaaggGCATCTATATTTAACTTTCTTTAAAGAcgttttatttgataattttgtttttaaataatacatatttaatAGGTAAATTTCTTTTAGTGTTTCTCCATATTTGTAAAGCGCCTTGAGTGGCATTTTATCATATTTGGTGctatataaatcatttatttttattattgttatGCATATCGTGACATGCACATGTGAATAATGATTACTAAAATGCCAGAACAAGCATGTCTTGGGCATTgttaataaaattgattttcagTCTTTTTTACTTACCTTCTCATGAAACAGATATATGCAATTacaatgaaagaaagcaaaaatgagcaagctcacatactccacgctccaacattgcttgacaatgcctcacataatgattggtaatgctatgcattactgcaagaacaggacagacagactcgaaattctaagttgaaaaggggcataactcccagaaaaattattgaatcagaatttccttcgaatatgcacatttacagtgtgtccttattaaatacaaagtttcatgaaattctgttgagcagtgcaaggtgaagataacgaacagtctcagaggagttgcgctgacaagaaagggactgacggacgggtcaaaaacattatacccgcCACAACTTCGTTGCGTGGGGTATAATAAAGTTTCTTTTAAATCTTTGTTGTTAACTTTTGGGATGTATGATTTTACTGCAATGAATATAATTTCAGAGCTTCGAGAGGCTTTTAGACTGTTCGATAAGGATGGAGATGGTTCGATCACCACCGATGAGTTAGGAACAGTCATGAGGAATCTCGGACAATTCCCGTCCTCCGAGGAGCTGAATTTAATGCTGAAAGAAATTGATATTGATGGTAAGCGTGTGAAAGAAATtgatatctatgatccttagctcaaaagcactagtaaagtggactgcactcgttttttgctcaaagcaggcacaacagaacaagtttgagaatagaaaatgtcatttatttagtaaatgacgaaaattatatacagtacaggaggtcattaaaaccaagtaaaaattaagatcatatgctgcaaataactagatgaccccctgttacatacatttataaaattaacattgcgaaagagaacatatatacagtgtacacaaaataaaaacatccgaTAGCGGGTCTAAcaagatgaccccctattgcatacacacatgtaaaaagactagcataaaaatattgcctGCCCACAAAAAAGGGAGGGTAGCAACAACAAATCAAGGCCATGAATCCAAGGCAAGAAATTGATATTGATGGTAAGCATGTATCTTGATAGTATGTTTTATGTAAGAAGGTACATAAATATCAGTACTTAGAGTGACAAGTAGCAGTAGCTAGAAATAATTATGTTGACAGGTATGTAAGAAACAGAAGTGTATCAAATGAAGAAAGGAGGAAACTTAAGATGGGATATTAATTTTAATTGTGATGACTGCACTGGTGATGAATATTAAACAGCAGTGGTTAACAACACTCTGACATTCTTCCCGTGTTGGTTTTATAAGTATCTGCTCATTGTTATGCAAGATTTTGAttggatatattgaaaaattgtGGAAAATAAATATCTTGACAAAAAAGTTTGTATACATCTACTCGTGTGCTACAAAATCGGATATCCTTTATTGACAATCATCAGAAGTCAACTTTGTATTCCCAGGTATGAAAGCTATCATAAAAATTGTATTGAATGCAACCAGAAAGGCGATATTTCTTatgatattagaaatatttctttaagtTCACCGTTTTATTTTTAACCATTGAAGAAAAATAGGGCCACTATTCCTCTATACGAATAGCAAATCATAGTCGTTTAACCAACAATACACTAagtataaattttacaattcatAATTTACAGAGTACttacaagctactgacaaatatgtTGATATTACAAGggtttaaaataaacattttgcaaattctctGGTTGTAAAGTACAACCTGTCGTTTGGtcgaatactgtctgacgtgtttcataccgaatgttttttacatactgattttgactacgggttactccgtttacataATAAGATAAAGTGCTCATGGCAGGTATGACTGGTCAGCaggcgatgcttactcctcctaggcaccagatcccacccctggtgtgtctaagggtccgtgtttgccctactcttaattttgtattctttatgggatttatgagattgatcaccgttagttatcttcacttttcatatactTGAATATGACTCCTGAAGTGTGATTTTGCTCTCTTCTATTTCACCTCAAATACTATTAATTCTATGCCCCATTCTGCAGGTGACGGGACATTCAGTTTTGAGGAGTTTGTTCAGGTTATGGCCAACATGGGAGGGATATCTGAGCAATCAGCGGAGGATGAAGAAGAGGAGCTGAGGCAGGCCTTCAGGGTCAGTAGAGCGattaacaagcattctgatTCCATACAGACTCCTCAATCGATCTAAACGAATTGTAAACGTTTTTAAagtcaaatatatcaaatttaagTCTTAGTTATACACATGAGAAACATCATGTCAATGTCTAGAAGCATATTAGAAAAAAGAGCGCGGAAAACAAATCCTATGcaaaaagataattatgaaGAGAGTCAACtgtgatgaaattcattttaaggAATGAAAACACATAAGGGTATGAACCGCGACGCTTTTCGCCGGCATATACTTCGTGAAAAGAATGCTGGAACGAAGCGTTGCCGTTCATATTCTCattaattttttctatttacattctattttctgTCGAAGAATTCTCAGCCGTTAAAATAGGTGTACTATATTTCCACATATTTCAGCTTGTCTGTAAATATGTGTCGTTATCTAAGCGCGGATTTAATGCAGTCTTAGATAATTATCAAGAGTCATACACATATTGTTCACAAATACATCGCATTCGTGAGGGAATGGCTATCATTATAATCCGTAGATATAACCAAGGTGAAAACATTGaagatgtatatattatatgaatattgcatgtagttgagggtaacattgaaaattttcaccccgggAAAACCATTGTCGACCGAGGCGTATTCAGTTTGTATTCACCGGAGGAGggatgttaaaatccaaaaagtttttattttgattattttgactgtgtgatatcaagtCTTTcgttttggattatatatatatatatatatatatatatatatatatatatatatatatatatatatatatatatatacatgtatatagatagatatatttctatttgtatattggaaattcatataatttttttcaaagcaTATAGAAAAAAAAGGCAGAGGATAACTTTTTTTGTATTACTCTTAAAACGTAAGTCAACCGTGAAGAAATTCATATTCGACATATATGTGGTTTTTCATGCGTAACAAAGTGCCTTCAGAGTTCTTTTTTGAGATGTTATTGTTAATGTGAGGTGCTAAGACGGACCTTCAGGACGATACGAGTTATTCTGTTGACAGGTTGGTTATGTGAGTGTGAGATGCTAGGACAGACCTTCAGGGTGAGTTATTCTGTTAAAAGCTCTTTGTTAATGTGAGTGTGAGATGCTAGGACAGACCTTCAGGGTGAGTTATTCTGTTAAAAGCTCATTGTTAATGTGAGGTACTAAGACATACCTTCAGGATGAATTATCCAGTTAATAGATAATTGTTAATGTGAGGTGCTAAGACAGACCTTTAGGATGAGTTATTCTGTTAAAAGCTCATTGTTAATGTGAGGTGCTAAGACAGACCTTCAGGGTGAGTTATTCTTTGAGGTGTTATTGTTAATGTGAGGTGCTAAGACAGACCTTCAGGATGAATTATTCTGTTATAAGCTCGTTGTTAATGGACAGAACTTCAGTGTGAGTTATTCAGTTGATATATAATTGTCAATGTGAGGTGCTACGACAGAATTTCAGGATGAGTTATTCTGTTAAAAGCTCATTGTTAATGTGAGGTGCTAAGACGGACCTTTAGGATGAGTTATTCAGTTGAGATGCTATGGTTAATGTGAGGTGCTAAGACGGACCTTTAGGATGAGTTATTCAGTTGAGATGCTATGGTTAATGTGAGGTGCTAAGACGGACCTTTAGGATGAGTTATTCAGTTGAGATGCTATGGTTAATGTGAGGTGCTAAGACGGACCTTTAGGATGAGTTATTCAGTTGAGATGCTATGGTTAATGTGAGGTGCTAAGACGGACCTTTAGGATGAGTTATTCAGTTGAGATGCTATGGTTAATGTGAGGTGCTAAGAATGACCTTTAGGATGAGTTATTCAGTTGAGATGCTATGGTTAATGTGAGGTGCTAAGACGGACCTTTAGGATGAGGTATTCAGTTGAGATGCTATGGTTAATTTTAGGTACTGTGACTAGATGAGTTATTATGTATATAGATAATTGTTAATGTGAGTGTGAAGCGCTAAGATAGACCTTCAGGGTGAGTTATTCAGTAGACAGGCCTAGGTTATTGTTAATGTGTGATGctacatattgtacatgtaagacAGGATGAATGTTACTAGATGTGGTAGAATACCTTGTCTTATTTTAGTCTGAATCATTTTacgataaataaaatacttCAGTTTGATTTAAATTTCTCAAGACTCAAGGTCAATGTCAATAGGTCAAAAGCCTTGGTATGATAATGAGGAATCTGTATGTGAAATATCTAGTTTAAAAATCATGCCAATGTTAAAGTTGTCCCCCTCACAGTGTGACGCCGACATCGGTTTCATGACAATTGATGTTCATCGGACATTTCAGAAATATAATGCACGCTAACGACTTGTAAAAGTATGTGTACCTGATCCGTTATGTAGTTCATAAGGACGTTACACAGCACGTTTCATTTGTATGAAAAAGGAACTAGGACAGACGACTAATAAATGGACAAACAGAGAATACTTTCATGGTCCCCGTCGGTTTCACCGATATATGTTTTACTGACGAAAAGAATTGCTATTCATTGAACACTATACATCGAAAAATACAACGTTGTTGATCTTATTAAAAGAGCTCGAACTGAGTCAGGCTTCCCAAAGTAAGGGTGGGGTGTCCCGTCGAGGGAGACAACCGTCAAAGTGAAGGTGGGGTATTCTGCAGAGTACAACGTGATATTTCGGTTATATCTTGTCTACATATAACCATACAAAGGCCACTCATTCATGTAGTTAGTTCCGCCTACTGTACATatgcatattttgtacataataCCCGCAGTGCGCACCCCAGTCGAATTTCCTATAATTTAGCTGATACTGCTACAGCAATAACGATAATtgcaaacaaaagaaaaatagcAAAATACTTTTAAAGGCTTTTGGtatgaactacatgtaaatcacGATTATGCTCTAGTCATTGTCGAAAGCTCATTCTGTCTCGtcggcatgtacatgtattggggGAAGAAATAATGTATGTAATAATATAACTACATGTCATACACATATAATATTAAATCCAGCTGACCTTTGTCATCATATTAACCTTAGTGTACCTTCAATATCTTAAAATAACATAAACCTGATTATGGTAGATTAGCGTACCTGATTTGTAAATTTCTCATCGAAAATATGCCCGTCATGTTTCAGTTTTCATATTTTCGATTTTCCTTCAGAATCACTGAGCTAGTTTCAATTAAATTTGGTAGGTCTTGGCTCATTGTTGGGCCACTATACAGTGTTTTAAGCTTATAAAtcacatatacagtgtacatgcaTGCACAACACTTGGTGATTCCGGTGACCGTTGTTTCTCTTGATCTATTAGTCGACTACCATTAAATATAAGTGCTATCAGATATATTTTCATTCCTTCCAGGTATTTGACAAAGGAGGGTGCGGTTACATTACAGCATCTGATTTAAGATCTGTATTACAATGCATGGGGGAGGATCTCACGGAGGAAGAAAGTTAgtacttatgaaatttttcaaatagtGTATTAATGATTGGTGTTTAGAATAGTCGTACCGTGTTGTAGAGTACATTATCATCCTTGCATAATTTTAGTCGGTGACAATTTACACCGACATGTCGCCGATCTGCACCTATTGTCACCCGCGACAGAGGGTTGTTAGAGACAACAACATATTCCGTGTAACTTTGTCACAATTTGTCCTCAGCgacagtacatgtattgaacTTTGACACCAGTTGCCAGGATAATGAAAAGGATTCTGGGTACATGTAATCACTTTCATATTTGTAGTTGACGAAATGATCGCTGAGGTTGATATCGACGGCGATGGAAGAATAGATTTTGAAGGTAAGAATTTAACTCACTTTGTTGAATATTCATCCGCATATTAAGATAAagctctaaaaaaaaatattacaattctTTAAtgtggagagagaaaatacgcgGTATTATTTGATTAAATGTCTGACAGTTTACTCGACATCTTTGTTTTGGTACTATAGAATTCATCGCTTGTATGTGCGAGGACAAAGCGGACACAAAACGCCAGGACCCCTTCGATGATTGAGCCACGTGTGTCTTGAAGATGAACAATAACTGAATATTCCAATGTATTATTTCTAATAAAGTGCtgcaatatttcatttgtatatatatgattacTTGTATGACATAATACTAGTGTGCAATTAAAATATAGCCTTTAAATGAGGTTGGttcaagatatacatgtattgacttCAGAAAAAAAGTATGAAGTACTAGGTAGATATGTTTTTCTCTGAGGTCGATAAATCTATGAATTATAGCAAATCAAAAACCTACATTTgttaacttttttgtttttgatattttgcttcatttaaagaaatgaactcaacttttaaacattttcaaaattttaccaTGGTGGTACATTTATCTCAGTTCCTGTTTAAACGTTCCCGTTATTCATTAACTTGTTCAGTTTTTCCTCTCtcttctttaaaataaaattacaccTTGTTTCTCTGTGCATCCTCCAAACTATGTTCATTGACAGGTACTGTGACCAAtataatatttgtatgttaatgtTTAAATACGTCAGCGAAGCAACAAATTTATCACTATACGGTATTTAGGA encodes the following:
- the LOC125651881 gene encoding calmodulin-beta-like, yielding MSGSQSEDVSILQRYSEGQIRELREAFRLFDKDGDGSITTDELGTVMRNLGQFPSSEELNLMLKEIDIDGDGTFSFEEFVQVMANMGGISEQSAEDEEEELRQAFRVFDKGGCGYITASDLRSVLQCMGEDLTEEEIDEMIAEVDIDGDGRIDFEEFIACMCEDKADTKRQDPFDD